In Kushneria marisflavi, the following are encoded in one genomic region:
- a CDS encoding dihydrolipoyl dehydrogenase has product MQERHVDVAIIGAGSAGLGAYHAACAHTNSIVLIEGGPYGTTCARVGCMPSKLLIAAADAAHHARDAGAFGIHLDGHIRIEGREVMARVQRERDHFVAGVIDSVEEIDAAQHLCGHAIFEDHNTLLIDDHTRVHANRIVIATGSSPDFPDVLKAAGERLVTNNDLFYWDDLPESVAVFGPGVVGLELGQALSRLGVRVRMFGIGGAVGPISDPNIRDYADQQFNKEFYLDPEAQTRNVGLVDDRVNITFVERNSGHEITESFDYLLAATGRPPNLEGLEIDRADLRMDEGVPVFDRYTLQCQRRDGTPASIFIAGDANAELPLLHEASDEGRIAGDNAGRYPNIRAGRRRSMLTVVFTDPQIAAVGQTWADIEKRPCDSYAIGEVNFEYQGRARVMRQNHGLLRVYGEQGSGRFLGAEMFGPQAEHLGHLLAWCHQQHMTVAQMLEMPFYHPCVEEGLRTALRDLNACLKQGPAMAQHCMETGPGS; this is encoded by the coding sequence ATGCAAGAAAGACATGTAGACGTTGCGATCATAGGCGCAGGAAGCGCCGGCCTTGGCGCCTATCACGCGGCCTGCGCCCACACCAACAGCATCGTCCTGATCGAAGGCGGCCCCTATGGCACCACCTGCGCCAGAGTAGGCTGCATGCCCAGCAAGCTCTTGATTGCCGCCGCCGATGCTGCGCATCACGCGCGCGATGCCGGGGCCTTTGGCATCCACCTTGATGGCCATATTCGCATTGAGGGGCGAGAGGTCATGGCACGCGTTCAGCGTGAACGCGACCACTTCGTGGCAGGGGTCATCGACTCGGTAGAAGAGATCGATGCCGCACAGCACCTTTGCGGCCACGCCATCTTTGAAGATCACAACACCCTCCTCATCGATGACCACACCCGTGTTCATGCCAATCGCATTGTCATCGCCACCGGTTCCAGCCCCGACTTCCCTGATGTTCTCAAGGCCGCCGGCGAGCGTCTGGTCACCAACAACGACCTTTTTTACTGGGACGACCTGCCCGAATCGGTCGCCGTATTCGGTCCCGGAGTGGTGGGTCTGGAGCTTGGGCAGGCGCTGTCACGACTGGGGGTTCGGGTGCGCATGTTTGGCATTGGCGGAGCCGTCGGCCCGATCAGCGACCCGAATATTCGCGATTACGCTGATCAGCAGTTCAACAAGGAATTTTATCTCGATCCGGAAGCGCAAACGCGCAACGTGGGACTCGTCGATGACCGGGTAAACATCACCTTTGTCGAGCGCAACAGCGGCCATGAGATTACCGAGTCGTTTGACTATCTGCTTGCCGCTACGGGCCGCCCGCCCAATCTTGAGGGGCTGGAGATTGATCGCGCCGATCTGCGCATGGATGAAGGGGTACCGGTATTTGATCGCTATACCCTGCAGTGTCAACGCCGGGATGGCACACCTGCGTCCATCTTTATCGCAGGCGATGCCAATGCCGAGCTGCCGCTACTGCATGAAGCCTCCGATGAGGGACGCATCGCCGGCGATAATGCCGGCCGCTACCCGAACATTCGTGCCGGTCGTCGGCGCTCGATGCTGACGGTAGTCTTCACCGACCCCCAGATTGCCGCCGTCGGACAAACCTGGGCCGATATCGAAAAGCGCCCCTGCGACAGCTATGCCATCGGCGAGGTCAACTTTGAGTATCAGGGGCGCGCCCGGGTCATGCGACAAAATCATGGTCTACTGCGCGTCTATGGCGAACAGGGCTCAGGGCGCTTTCTGGGTGCCGAAATGTTCGGCCCACAGGCAGAACATCTGGGCCATCTACTGGCATGGTGCCATCAGCAGCACATGACCGTGGCACAGATGCTGGAGATGCCCTTCTATCACCCCTGTGTTGAAGAAGGCCTGCGCACTGCTCTGCGCGATCTCAATGCCTGTCTCAAGCAGGGCCCTGCCATGGCACAGCACTGCATGGAAACCGGCCCCGGTAGCTAG
- a CDS encoding CNNM domain-containing protein has protein sequence MILLIVFALTAIGISFICSVLEAALLSLTPSHIARLQESRPALHHSLRQLKDNVDRPLAAILTLNTIAHTVGATGVGAQVSAVFGETWIGVASAIMTLLILVLSEILPKTIGARYWRQLAPLLAPTLRVMIWLLLPFIWLSEQITRRIGDSAEDDVDVREEIKALAKLGQERGVVDADEGKTIINILNLHNIPVRDVMTPRTVCTTVTPEMTVAEFDAGYSDLPFTRYPVMTPPEQTVGYIHKMDAYHADDSATLESIMHPIDSVDSEDSVEQVFIRMLNDHHHMCVVYDTHGNWVGVLTMEDILETILGQDIVDETDDVSNLRHHAKQLWLKRIRRSREGAINDRLPKR, from the coding sequence ATGATCCTCCTGATCGTATTTGCCCTGACTGCCATCGGCATTTCCTTTATCTGTTCAGTACTTGAAGCCGCCCTGCTCTCCCTCACTCCCAGCCACATTGCACGTCTGCAGGAATCAAGGCCCGCCCTGCATCACTCGTTGCGTCAGCTCAAGGACAACGTTGACCGACCTCTGGCCGCTATTCTTACGCTCAATACCATCGCCCACACCGTTGGCGCGACAGGTGTAGGCGCACAGGTCTCTGCGGTTTTCGGGGAGACATGGATCGGTGTGGCGTCGGCGATCATGACGCTTTTGATTCTTGTGTTATCGGAAATACTGCCCAAGACCATTGGAGCCCGTTATTGGCGACAGCTTGCACCGCTGCTGGCCCCGACCCTCAGGGTCATGATCTGGTTGCTGCTGCCCTTTATATGGCTGTCGGAACAGATCACACGTCGAATTGGCGACAGCGCAGAAGACGATGTCGATGTGCGTGAAGAGATCAAGGCGCTGGCGAAGCTGGGTCAGGAGCGCGGGGTCGTGGATGCCGATGAAGGCAAGACCATCATCAACATTTTGAATCTGCACAATATTCCGGTACGCGATGTCATGACACCGCGTACGGTATGCACCACCGTGACGCCTGAAATGACAGTGGCCGAATTTGATGCCGGCTATAGCGACCTGCCCTTTACGCGCTACCCGGTCATGACGCCGCCGGAACAGACCGTGGGCTATATTCACAAGATGGACGCCTACCACGCCGACGACAGCGCCACACTCGAATCAATCATGCACCCGATCGACTCGGTCGACAGCGAGGACAGCGTCGAGCAGGTGTTCATTCGAATGCTCAACGATCACCATCACATGTGCGTGGTCTATGACACCCACGGCAACTGGGTGGGCGTGCTGACAATGGAGGATATTCTCGAAACCATTCTGGGACAGGACATCGTCGATGAAACCGATGATGTCTCCAATCTCCGCCATCACGCCAAGCAGCTCTGGCTCAAGCGCATCCGCCGCAGCCGCGAAGGGGCCATCAACGACCGGCTACCCAAACGCTGA
- a CDS encoding AraC family transcriptional regulator → MNISLTSTNVIRRAPLDEISQAHSHPFHQIVIGLAGEAEIIIDGRSLHISPFQGCTIPGDREHCYRGIGDNSQLLLDLFDDAPGLSGTYRHHFQLFSQPLHFELDSAARAYLTFMVEEITNQPDVDRDLLITTLLSILSHRLLDRQATPQSRLNLTMLDHYIDQHLALGIRVEDLASLVHLSSAHFTELFRIRTGLPPYQYILRKRLNAARQLLLESRLPLIDIAERSGFANQSALSHAFRRHFGHAPGALRQTSSS, encoded by the coding sequence ATGAATATCTCGCTGACCAGCACCAACGTCATTCGCCGCGCGCCTCTCGATGAGATCTCCCAGGCGCACTCTCACCCCTTTCATCAAATCGTGATCGGTCTGGCAGGTGAAGCGGAAATCATCATTGACGGTCGCTCGCTACATATCTCGCCGTTTCAGGGCTGCACCATCCCGGGAGATCGAGAACATTGTTACCGCGGCATTGGTGACAACTCTCAGCTGCTGCTGGATCTTTTTGATGATGCACCGGGACTTTCAGGCACCTATCGACATCATTTTCAGCTTTTCTCTCAGCCCCTGCATTTCGAGCTCGACAGTGCCGCTCGGGCCTATCTCACCTTTATGGTTGAAGAGATCACGAATCAGCCGGACGTCGACCGCGACCTGCTGATCACTACCCTGCTTTCGATCCTCTCCCATCGCTTGCTCGACCGGCAGGCAACTCCCCAGTCTCGACTCAACCTGACCATGCTGGATCACTATATCGATCAACATCTGGCCCTGGGCATTCGTGTCGAAGACCTGGCCAGTCTGGTGCACCTTTCCAGCGCCCACTTTACCGAGCTTTTTCGCATTCGAACCGGGCTGCCACCCTATCAGTATATTCTGCGCAAACGCCTTAACGCCGCTCGTCAACTGTTGCTGGAATCGCGACTGCCCCTGATTGATATTGCCGAGCGCTCGGGCTTTGCCAATCAAAGCGCCCTGTCGCACGCCTTTCGGCGCCATTTCGGTCACGCACCCGGCGCACTGCGCCAGACGTCTTCCTCATGA
- the putA gene encoding bifunctional proline dehydrogenase/L-glutamate gamma-semialdehyde dehydrogenase PutA — MLNSQQILDAKTWQQAPEALFDRISDHYIVNENDLVREFIELLQTDDKDFKRIADRTAALVREVRAMDTAVDSIDELLQQYSLGTQEGLMLMCLAEALLRVPDTATTDALIEDRLSVGDWEKYAGQSESWFVNASTWGLLTTGRVIKLDHPQDGRPAGFINRMVNRMGEPVIRQAMRQAMKVMGRQFVLGRDIDEALKRSKPQFDKGYTYSYDMLGEAALTRQDAQRYLEDYTNAIRAVGKTSQKLSSSTPAPSISIKLSALHPRYESGRRDQVLRELVGTVQQLAELARSLDVALTIDAEEVDRLELSFEVFKAVYNSSACRGWGKFGLVIQAYSKRALPALQWLTHVANDQGDEIPVRLVKGAYWDSEIKESQQLGVDGYPVFTRKACTDVSYLACATYLLSDNTRGRLFPQFATHNAHTISTIIDLAHQGDRAFEFQRLHGMGEALYEAALKQAPKGTWCRIYAPVGAHKDLLPYLVRRLLENGANSSFVHQLVDPRVPVESLCVHPVEKLIGVGQYFNANIPMPAAIFPDGRRNARGINLNVNSQFKPLMDEMTPFFQRDYNAGPLVGFDLKDSGGDQRNVICPWDHTRTVGKVRWTSAEETSHAIDVAWKAFPDWNDTPVEKRAAILERFADLMETHMAELMAMCCMEGGKLLTDGVAEVREAVDFCRYYAARAREIFEAPTVLPGPTGESNELIMQGKGVFATISPWNFPIAIFCGQTVAAAVTGNTVLAKPAEQTSLIAHRVIELLYEAGMPREVVQLLPGDGATVGSVLSSDRRITGVAFTGSTQTAQLINRSLAARENAPLPTLVAETGGLNAMIVDSTALPEQVVKDVVASSYQSAGQRCSALRVLYVQEDIAERVTETLKGAMAELNIGDPTRLATDVGPVIDEDARKGLQAHIDRLKGEGRLIAETEIDPAIAANGTFIAPTAFRIDGIDALETEQFGPILHVVTFKASEIDQVIDTINERGYGLTFGVHSRNETFTNHVASRIRVGNVYVNRNIIGAVVGVQPFGGQGFSGTGPKAGGPHYLLRFANEKTRTINTAALGGNASLLAMGDG; from the coding sequence ATGCTCAATAGCCAACAAATACTGGATGCCAAAACCTGGCAGCAGGCGCCTGAAGCCCTTTTTGACCGCATCAGCGATCATTACATCGTTAACGAAAACGATCTGGTGCGGGAGTTCATCGAACTCCTGCAGACCGATGACAAGGATTTCAAGCGGATTGCCGATAGGACAGCGGCCCTCGTGCGCGAAGTTCGCGCCATGGATACCGCGGTGGATTCCATCGACGAGCTTTTGCAGCAATACAGCCTTGGCACTCAGGAAGGCCTGATGCTCATGTGCCTGGCAGAAGCTTTGCTGCGCGTGCCGGACACCGCCACGACCGACGCCCTGATCGAGGATCGCCTCAGTGTCGGTGACTGGGAAAAATACGCCGGTCAAAGCGAATCCTGGTTCGTGAACGCTTCCACCTGGGGGCTTCTGACCACCGGACGTGTGATCAAGCTGGATCATCCTCAGGATGGACGACCGGCCGGTTTCATCAACCGCATGGTCAACCGCATGGGCGAGCCGGTCATTCGTCAGGCCATGCGCCAGGCGATGAAGGTCATGGGCCGCCAGTTCGTACTGGGCCGGGACATTGATGAGGCGCTCAAGCGCTCAAAGCCGCAGTTCGACAAGGGCTACACCTACTCATATGACATGCTCGGGGAAGCGGCGCTGACGCGTCAGGACGCCCAGCGCTATCTTGAAGATTACACCAACGCCATTCGCGCTGTTGGCAAGACCAGCCAGAAGCTTTCTTCAAGCACGCCGGCCCCCTCAATCTCCATCAAGCTTTCAGCGCTGCACCCTCGCTACGAATCCGGCCGCCGCGACCAAGTGCTCCGGGAACTGGTGGGCACCGTACAGCAGCTGGCGGAACTGGCGCGCAGTCTTGATGTGGCCCTGACCATTGATGCCGAAGAGGTGGACAGGCTCGAGCTGTCCTTTGAAGTCTTCAAGGCCGTCTACAACTCCAGCGCCTGCCGGGGCTGGGGCAAGTTTGGCCTTGTCATTCAGGCCTACTCCAAGCGAGCGCTTCCGGCACTGCAGTGGCTGACACATGTTGCCAACGACCAGGGAGATGAAATCCCCGTTCGCCTGGTCAAGGGTGCCTACTGGGACAGCGAGATCAAGGAGTCACAGCAGCTCGGTGTCGACGGCTATCCGGTCTTTACCCGCAAGGCCTGTACGGATGTCTCGTATCTGGCCTGCGCGACCTATTTGCTGTCCGACAATACCCGTGGCCGCCTCTTCCCACAGTTTGCCACCCACAACGCACACACCATTTCGACCATTATCGATCTGGCTCACCAGGGTGATCGCGCCTTTGAATTCCAGCGCCTGCACGGCATGGGCGAGGCGCTTTACGAGGCCGCCCTCAAGCAAGCTCCGAAGGGCACCTGGTGTCGCATCTATGCCCCGGTTGGCGCCCACAAGGATCTGCTGCCCTACCTCGTGCGCCGCCTGCTGGAAAACGGCGCCAACTCCTCGTTCGTGCACCAGCTGGTAGACCCGCGTGTACCGGTCGAATCCCTGTGTGTCCACCCGGTCGAGAAACTGATCGGTGTTGGCCAGTACTTCAATGCCAACATCCCCATGCCGGCGGCAATCTTTCCTGACGGACGTCGTAACGCTCGAGGCATCAACCTCAACGTCAACAGTCAGTTCAAGCCGCTGATGGACGAGATGACGCCCTTTTTCCAGCGCGACTACAATGCCGGTCCGCTGGTGGGATTTGATCTGAAAGACAGTGGCGGCGATCAACGCAACGTTATCTGCCCCTGGGATCACACCCGCACGGTCGGCAAGGTCCGCTGGACCAGTGCCGAAGAAACCTCACATGCCATCGATGTCGCGTGGAAGGCGTTCCCTGACTGGAACGATACACCGGTCGAGAAGCGCGCTGCCATTCTGGAGCGTTTCGCCGATCTGATGGAAACACACATGGCAGAGCTGATGGCCATGTGCTGCATGGAAGGCGGCAAGCTGTTGACCGACGGCGTGGCCGAAGTCCGCGAGGCAGTGGATTTCTGCCGCTATTACGCTGCGCGTGCCCGGGAAATCTTTGAGGCACCCACGGTCCTGCCCGGCCCAACGGGCGAATCCAACGAGCTCATCATGCAGGGCAAGGGCGTCTTTGCCACCATCAGCCCGTGGAACTTCCCGATCGCGATTTTCTGCGGCCAGACCGTCGCTGCGGCGGTGACCGGTAACACCGTGCTGGCAAAGCCCGCCGAACAGACCTCACTGATTGCGCACCGCGTCATTGAGCTTCTGTATGAAGCCGGGATGCCGCGTGAAGTCGTGCAGTTGCTGCCGGGTGACGGCGCAACAGTGGGTTCTGTACTCTCGAGCGATCGCCGTATTACCGGTGTGGCCTTCACGGGCTCCACCCAGACAGCGCAGCTGATCAATCGCTCGCTGGCTGCTCGTGAAAACGCGCCTCTGCCGACGCTGGTGGCAGAAACCGGCGGACTGAATGCCATGATCGTGGACTCCACCGCCCTGCCCGAACAGGTCGTCAAGGATGTGGTGGCCTCAAGCTATCAGAGTGCCGGCCAGCGCTGTTCAGCGCTGCGTGTCCTTTACGTTCAGGAGGACATCGCCGAGCGCGTCACTGAAACCCTCAAGGGGGCGATGGCCGAGCTCAATATCGGCGACCCCACCAGGCTTGCCACCGATGTTGGCCCGGTCATTGATGAGGATGCCCGTAAAGGTCTTCAGGCGCATATTGATCGACTCAAGGGCGAAGGTCGCCTGATTGCAGAGACCGAGATTGATCCGGCCATTGCTGCCAACGGCACCTTCATTGCACCGACGGCATTCAGAATCGATGGTATTGATGCGCTGGAGACCGAGCAGTTTGGCCCCATCCTGCATGTAGTGACGTTCAAGGCCAGTGAGATTGATCAGGTCATCGACACCATCAACGAGCGCGGCTATGGCCTGACCTTTGGTGTACACAGCCGCAACGAGACGTTCACCAACCACGTGGCCAGTCGTATCCGAGTAGGCAATGTTTACGTCAATCGTAATATCATCGGTGCCGTGGTAGGCGTTCAACCCTTTGGTGGCCAGGGGTTCTCGGGCACCGGGCCCAAGGCCGGCGGACCTCATTATCTGCTGCGCTTTGCCAATGAAAAAACGCGTACGATCAATACAGCAGCGCTTGGGGGCAATGCTTCCCTGCTGGCCATGGGTGACGGTTAA
- the putP gene encoding sodium/proline symporter PutP: MAIGVWISLFAYFALMIAIGVYAMRTSTSTSEDYMLGGRTLSPQVAALSAGASDMSGWLLLGLPGAMFASGLGSAWIGVGLLVGAFFNWLLVAPRLREQTVHYGNAITIPAFLANRFPTRAMSLRVVSAIVIVVFFSIYTASGLVAGGKLFQSAFAGLINIGGLGDYGTGIVITLGVVLVYTVVGGFLAVSLTDFVQGCIMMLALVIMPAVVLFGEGGGGFSQAAQTLNEVDPTLLSWTDGLTFIGWLSAVTWGLGYFGQPHIIVRFMAIRSLKDVPVARNIGMSWMLISMIGAVSLGIFGRAYAVRNGMQIEDPETIFIILANLLFHPLVTGFLYAALLAAIMSTISSQLLVASSSLTEDFYRLFLRKEASEKEAVTVGRVSVLLVGIVAAIIASDPNSQVLGLVSNAWAGFGAAFGPLILLSLMWSRTNGAGAIAGMVVGAVTVMVWIALGWNAAFLGGPGVYEIIPGFIASFIAIVVVSRATNDSGEYKQITR, from the coding sequence ATGGCTATCGGTGTCTGGATCAGCCTTTTTGCTTACTTTGCGCTCATGATCGCGATCGGCGTATACGCCATGCGCACTTCTACTTCTACCTCCGAAGACTATATGCTCGGTGGCCGAACGCTCAGCCCACAGGTCGCTGCCCTGTCGGCGGGGGCATCGGACATGAGTGGCTGGCTGCTGCTGGGGCTTCCCGGGGCGATGTTCGCCTCCGGCCTGGGTTCGGCCTGGATCGGTGTGGGGCTTCTGGTGGGGGCCTTCTTTAACTGGCTGCTGGTGGCCCCTCGTCTTCGTGAACAGACGGTACACTATGGCAATGCCATTACGATTCCTGCCTTTCTGGCCAATCGTTTCCCTACCCGCGCCATGTCATTGAGGGTGGTATCTGCCATCGTCATCGTGGTCTTCTTTTCCATCTATACGGCTTCGGGTCTGGTCGCCGGCGGCAAGCTGTTTCAAAGTGCCTTCGCCGGTCTGATCAACATCGGCGGTCTAGGTGACTACGGCACGGGCATCGTCATTACGCTGGGCGTGGTGCTGGTCTATACGGTCGTCGGGGGCTTTCTTGCCGTCAGCCTGACGGACTTCGTACAGGGCTGCATCATGATGCTGGCACTGGTGATCATGCCGGCCGTGGTGCTCTTTGGCGAAGGTGGTGGTGGTTTCTCTCAGGCCGCGCAGACCCTCAATGAGGTAGACCCCACACTGCTTTCCTGGACGGATGGCCTGACCTTCATCGGTTGGCTCTCGGCCGTTACCTGGGGCCTGGGATATTTCGGACAGCCTCATATCATTGTGCGCTTCATGGCTATCCGATCGCTCAAGGATGTCCCCGTGGCGCGAAACATCGGCATGAGCTGGATGCTCATTTCCATGATTGGCGCCGTCTCGCTGGGAATCTTCGGCCGGGCTTATGCCGTGCGCAATGGCATGCAGATTGAAGATCCGGAAACGATCTTTATCATTCTGGCCAATCTGCTGTTCCATCCCTTGGTCACCGGCTTCCTCTACGCTGCGCTGCTGGCAGCCATCATGAGCACCATCTCCAGCCAGCTGCTGGTGGCCTCTTCTTCACTGACCGAAGATTTCTACCGTTTGTTCCTGCGAAAGGAAGCCTCCGAGAAGGAAGCGGTCACAGTGGGTCGTGTGAGCGTATTACTGGTGGGCATCGTGGCCGCCATTATCGCCTCCGATCCGAACTCTCAGGTGCTGGGTCTTGTGAGTAACGCCTGGGCAGGCTTTGGCGCCGCTTTCGGTCCGCTGATTCTGCTGTCATTGATGTGGTCACGCACCAATGGTGCCGGCGCCATCGCTGGTATGGTCGTAGGGGCCGTCACGGTCATGGTCTGGATCGCACTGGGCTGGAACGCAGCATTTCTGGGCGGTCCGGGTGTCTATGAAATCATTCCCGGCTTCATCGCTTCCTTTATTGCCATCGTGGTGGTCAGCAGGGCTACCAATGATTCCGGCGAATACAAGCAGATCACTCGCTGA
- a CDS encoding FKBP-type peptidyl-prolyl cis-trans isomerase, translating into MQIAENTVVAFHYTLKNDAGEVLDSSEGRDPLSYLHGSGNIIPGLEKELAGKTIGDTLQARVEPSEGYGEVQPSLVQEVPRDAFQGVEDIQPGMQFQAQTEGGPLLVTVTKLEGDTVTVDGNHPLAGETLNFDVSVESVREASAEELEHGHVHGEGGHQH; encoded by the coding sequence ATGCAGATCGCAGAGAACACGGTAGTAGCGTTTCATTACACCCTGAAAAACGACGCTGGCGAAGTCCTCGACAGCTCTGAAGGTCGTGATCCGCTTTCCTATCTGCACGGTTCTGGCAACATCATTCCGGGCCTTGAGAAGGAACTGGCTGGCAAGACCATAGGCGACACGCTCCAGGCACGCGTTGAACCCAGCGAAGGCTATGGCGAAGTACAGCCCTCTCTGGTTCAGGAAGTGCCGCGTGATGCCTTCCAGGGCGTTGAAGATATCCAGCCGGGCATGCAGTTCCAGGCACAGACTGAAGGCGGCCCGCTGCTGGTCACCGTCACCAAGCTTGAAGGTGACACGGTCACTGTTGACGGTAACCATCCGCTCGCGGGTGAGACCCTGAACTTTGACGTCAGCGTTGAATCCGTACGTGAAGCCAGTGCTGAAGAACTCGAGCACGGCCACGTGCATGGCGAAGGTGGCCATCAGCACTGA
- a CDS encoding RsmB/NOP family class I SAM-dependent RNA methyltransferase, whose translation MDTQYSGLSAPAADAMPPPMTSVAVDDFISAKSICTRSHGHGISLLDIEPHHRVLDMYGSGQQRMQLIASELDERGELVANIMGALSLESIERRCTPQNVVMTRLSDQRLSLEEIGSFDRVLLDIPALIGRHLTSRQRSERLVSLLLRAISLCRDGGRVVYMTHGHLAQNNEMVIDQVINDAHKGVALRNIVLPHMAASAGMTLCGGQQLDPRIAGTLHIGTKASCDNRFLAVFECRYN comes from the coding sequence ATGGACACCCAATATTCAGGGCTCTCGGCCCCCGCAGCTGATGCAATGCCTCCTCCAATGACATCGGTTGCCGTCGATGATTTTATTTCGGCGAAATCAATCTGTACGCGCTCACATGGCCATGGGATATCACTGCTTGATATTGAACCTCATCATCGGGTTCTTGACATGTATGGCTCTGGTCAGCAGCGCATGCAGCTGATTGCCAGCGAACTGGACGAACGTGGTGAGCTGGTTGCCAACATCATGGGGGCGCTCTCTCTGGAAAGTATTGAACGTCGATGCACGCCGCAAAACGTTGTCATGACGCGTCTGAGCGACCAGCGGCTGTCTTTGGAAGAGATAGGAAGCTTTGATCGTGTACTGCTGGATATTCCTGCCCTGATCGGACGTCACCTGACATCACGTCAGCGTTCAGAGCGATTGGTGTCACTGCTGCTTCGTGCGATTTCACTATGTCGTGATGGCGGACGTGTGGTGTACATGACGCATGGCCACCTGGCGCAAAACAACGAGATGGTCATCGATCAGGTGATCAACGATGCTCACAAGGGGGTCGCGCTTCGCAATATTGTGCTGCCTCATATGGCCGCCAGTGCGGGCATGACCCTTTGTGGTGGCCAGCAGCTGGATCCCAGAATTGCCGGGACGCTCCATATTGGCACCAAAGCGAGCTGTGATAATCGCTTTCTGGCCGTTTTCGAGTGCAGATACAACTGA
- a CDS encoding NlpC/P60 family protein, protein MLSFSTVKTSKAKAGRTSGQSPRYDYMSPEDAYPLDVEAALMAEYDTWQGTPYRYGGESSSGIDCSALVQQIFRDSFNFDLPRTTAGQVLTGRRIDKTALKAGDLVFFRPWRGDRHVGIYLGDGRFMHASSSRGVKISRLDNPYWTRHYWQSRRALDVNALAMRTP, encoded by the coding sequence ATGCTTTCTTTTTCGACGGTCAAAACGTCGAAAGCGAAAGCGGGAAGAACCTCGGGTCAGTCTCCCCGATATGATTACATGTCTCCCGAGGATGCTTATCCGCTCGATGTAGAGGCCGCGCTGATGGCTGAATACGACACTTGGCAGGGGACGCCTTACAGATACGGTGGCGAAAGCAGTAGTGGTATCGACTGCTCGGCACTGGTTCAGCAGATCTTTCGGGACAGCTTCAATTTCGACCTGCCTCGCACGACGGCGGGCCAGGTGCTGACCGGGCGTCGCATCGATAAAACGGCGCTCAAGGCCGGTGATCTGGTCTTCTTCCGGCCATGGCGCGGTGATCGCCATGTGGGTATCTATCTTGGTGATGGCCGGTTCATGCATGCCTCAAGTTCAAGGGGTGTCAAGATTTCCCGTCTGGATAACCCCTACTGGACCCGCCATTACTGGCAGTCTCGCCGAGCGCTCGACGTTAATGCGCTTGCCATGCGAACCCCCTGA